The following coding sequences are from one Geodermatophilus normandii window:
- a CDS encoding ferredoxin, whose translation MRISIDPSLCQGHGRCYDLAPDLFGADDEGYATLLAPGGQVPADLEDDAHLAADNCPESAVLVFEEAAR comes from the coding sequence ATGAGGATCTCGATCGACCCGTCGCTGTGCCAGGGGCACGGCCGCTGCTACGACCTCGCGCCGGACCTCTTCGGCGCCGACGACGAGGGCTACGCGACCCTCCTCGCCCCGGGCGGGCAGGTGCCGGCCGACCTCGAGGACGACGCCCACCTCGCCGCCGACAACTGCCCCGAGTCCGCGGTGCTCGTGTTCGAGGAGGCCGCGCGGTGA
- a CDS encoding cytochrome P450, whose amino-acid sequence MTVDGRSFSDADTLRSDPALGTFSEVRSGPVTDWATDFSHTEEEWAQGAIGIWDDLRQRCPVAHTERFGGAWLPTRYEDVAAVAYDTDHFSSRAIIAGNFRPPRDLAPVGGAPPISSDPPFHHDARKLLLPAFTKSAVSRQEEGTRAFCASLVDGFAGRDVVDAAADYAQHVPVRVIADVLGFPPGDGPQFARFVENALEGIDLPPEERLARSSHLFEYLLDQIRDHLQHPRQDLTSYLLEAELYGRKLEPAHVAGTMALLLIAGIDTTWSAIGASLWHLAGHPEDRRRLVAEPGLRPTAVEEFLRAYAPVTMARLVTEDVTWRGVQMKAEDWVLLSFPAANRDPAQFERADEVLIDRKVNRHAAFGLGIHRCVGSHLARMELRVALDVWLDRVPEFTLADPAAVRWSTGQIRGPRALPLRIGAATLDALPG is encoded by the coding sequence GTGACCGTCGACGGCCGCTCGTTCTCCGACGCGGACACGCTGCGCTCGGACCCCGCCCTCGGCACGTTCAGCGAGGTGCGCAGCGGTCCCGTCACCGACTGGGCCACCGACTTCTCGCACACCGAGGAGGAGTGGGCGCAGGGCGCCATCGGCATCTGGGACGACCTGCGGCAGCGGTGCCCGGTCGCGCACACCGAGCGCTTCGGCGGGGCGTGGCTGCCGACCCGTTACGAGGACGTCGCCGCGGTCGCCTACGACACCGACCACTTCTCCTCGCGGGCGATCATCGCGGGCAACTTCCGGCCGCCGCGCGACCTCGCGCCCGTCGGCGGCGCCCCGCCGATCTCCTCGGACCCGCCGTTCCACCACGACGCCCGCAAGCTCCTGCTGCCGGCGTTCACCAAGAGCGCGGTGAGCCGGCAGGAGGAGGGCACCCGCGCGTTCTGCGCCTCGCTGGTCGACGGGTTCGCCGGCCGGGACGTCGTCGACGCGGCCGCCGACTACGCCCAGCACGTCCCGGTGCGGGTCATCGCCGACGTGCTCGGGTTCCCACCCGGGGACGGGCCGCAGTTCGCCCGCTTCGTCGAGAACGCGCTGGAGGGCATCGACCTGCCGCCCGAGGAGCGCCTCGCGCGCAGCAGCCACCTGTTCGAGTACCTGCTCGACCAGATCCGCGACCACCTCCAGCACCCCCGCCAGGACCTGACCAGCTACCTGCTCGAGGCCGAGCTGTACGGCCGCAAGCTCGAGCCCGCGCACGTCGCCGGCACCATGGCGCTGCTGCTCATCGCCGGGATCGACACCACCTGGAGCGCGATCGGCGCCTCGCTGTGGCACCTGGCCGGGCACCCGGAGGACCGGCGCCGGCTGGTCGCCGAGCCAGGGCTGCGACCCACCGCGGTCGAGGAGTTCCTGCGGGCCTACGCCCCGGTGACCATGGCGCGGCTGGTCACGGAGGACGTCACCTGGCGCGGCGTGCAGATGAAGGCCGAGGACTGGGTGCTGCTGAGCTTCCCGGCGGCCAACCGCGACCCCGCGCAGTTCGAGCGGGCCGACGAGGTGCTCATCGACCGCAAGGTCAACCGGCACGCCGCCTTCGGCCTGGGCATCCACCGCTGCGTCGGGTCGCACCTGGCGCGGATGGAGCTGCGGGTGGCGCTCGACGTCTGGCTGGACCGGGTGCCGGAGTTCACCCTCGCCGACCCCGCAGCGGTGCGGTGGTCGACCGGCCAGATCCGCGGCCCGCGGGCGCTGCCCCTGCGGATCGGTGCGGCGACCCTCGACGCGCTGCCGGGGTGA
- a CDS encoding zinc-ribbon domain-containing protein has translation MFLLFGFGTKQQHLGPGEVRTCPRCGNTTQWARIRQFRQFTVFFVPLARWGRHRLEVCGVCGTAVEV, from the coding sequence ATGTTCCTCCTCTTCGGGTTCGGCACCAAGCAGCAGCACCTGGGCCCCGGGGAGGTCCGCACCTGCCCGCGGTGCGGCAACACCACCCAGTGGGCGCGGATCCGCCAGTTCCGCCAGTTCACGGTGTTCTTCGTGCCGCTCGCCCGGTGGGGACGCCACCGGCTGGAGGTCTGCGGCGTCTGCGGCACCGCCGTCGAGGTCTGA
- a CDS encoding patatin-like phospholipase family protein, which produces MGLVLGGGGVVGQAYHAGVLAVLQHDTGFDARTADVVVGTSAGSITGTLLRAGVSPEDLAAWTVKAPLSGEGDVLETLAATDVPELAPFKPLSVFRRPMRLPGPPLVARALARPWRFRPLAAGMTLLAPGRHDIVSQLGALREVEGPTWPERDLWITTVRRRDGRRVVFGRPGAPPAPVHLAVAASCAVPGYFAPVRIGRHTYVDGGVHSATNAAVLRSAGVGLAVVVAPMSGSPGWRQDFTAAMRRHSQRQMDREVRALRAAGIRTVTFTPGAAEQQVMGADMMSRDRVEEVLQQSFLQAGVHAATPEVAAVLREAADRGQV; this is translated from the coding sequence GTGGGTCTGGTGCTGGGTGGGGGCGGCGTCGTCGGGCAGGCGTACCACGCCGGCGTGCTGGCGGTGCTGCAGCACGACACGGGGTTCGACGCCCGGACCGCCGACGTCGTCGTCGGCACCTCCGCGGGGTCGATCACCGGCACCCTGCTGCGGGCCGGCGTCTCCCCGGAGGACCTGGCGGCGTGGACGGTCAAGGCCCCGCTGTCCGGCGAGGGCGACGTCCTGGAGACGCTGGCCGCCACCGACGTCCCCGAGCTCGCCCCGTTCAAGCCGCTGTCGGTGTTCCGCCGGCCGATGCGGCTGCCCGGCCCGCCGCTGGTGGCGCGGGCGCTGGCCCGGCCGTGGCGGTTCCGCCCGCTGGCCGCCGGCATGACGCTGCTGGCCCCCGGCCGGCACGACATCGTGTCCCAGCTCGGCGCCCTCCGCGAGGTCGAGGGGCCCACCTGGCCCGAGCGCGACCTGTGGATCACGACGGTGCGCCGGCGGGACGGGCGCCGCGTCGTCTTCGGCCGGCCGGGGGCGCCGCCGGCGCCGGTCCACCTGGCCGTCGCCGCCTCGTGCGCCGTGCCGGGGTACTTCGCGCCGGTCCGGATCGGGCGGCACACCTACGTCGACGGCGGCGTGCACTCGGCCACCAACGCCGCCGTGCTGCGCAGCGCGGGCGTCGGCCTCGCCGTCGTCGTGGCCCCGATGAGCGGGTCGCCGGGCTGGCGTCAGGACTTCACGGCGGCGATGCGCCGCCACTCACAGCGGCAGATGGACCGGGAGGTCCGCGCGCTGCGGGCGGCCGGGATCCGCACCGTCACCTTCACGCCCGGTGCCGCCGAGCAGCAGGTCATGGGCGCGGACATGATGTCGCGCGACCGCGTCGAGGAGGTCCTGCAGCAGTCGTTCCTGCAGGCCGGTGTCCACGCCGCGACCCCCGAGGTGGCCGCGGTGCTGCGGGAGGCGGCCGACCGCGGCCAGGTGTGA
- the fabG gene encoding 3-oxoacyl-[acyl-carrier-protein] reductase, with product MGRSVLVTGGNRGIGLAIARSFAEQGDAVAVTHRGSGAPEGLFGVQCDVTDADAVDRAFTEVEEHQGPVEVLVSNAGITRDGLLMRMKEDDFTDVLDANLTAAYRVARRAAPKMVRARKGRMVFVSSVVGLLGSAGQTNYAASKAGLVGLARSIARELGSRNVTANVVAPGFVRTDMTAELPEKRQQEILGQVPLGRYAEADEIAAVVRFLASDAAGYVTGAVVPVDGGLGMGH from the coding sequence GTGGGCAGGTCGGTGCTGGTGACCGGCGGCAACCGGGGGATCGGGCTGGCCATCGCCCGCTCCTTCGCCGAGCAGGGTGACGCGGTGGCGGTCACGCACCGCGGCAGCGGCGCCCCCGAGGGGTTGTTCGGCGTGCAGTGCGACGTCACCGACGCCGACGCCGTCGACCGCGCGTTCACCGAGGTCGAGGAGCACCAGGGCCCGGTCGAGGTGCTGGTGAGCAACGCCGGCATCACCCGCGACGGGCTGCTCATGCGGATGAAGGAGGACGACTTCACCGACGTCCTCGACGCCAACCTCACCGCCGCCTACCGGGTCGCCCGGCGCGCGGCGCCGAAGATGGTCCGCGCGCGGAAGGGCCGCATGGTCTTCGTCAGCTCGGTCGTCGGGCTGCTCGGCTCGGCCGGCCAGACCAACTACGCGGCGAGCAAGGCCGGCCTGGTCGGGCTCGCCCGCTCGATCGCCCGCGAGCTCGGCAGCCGCAACGTCACCGCGAACGTCGTCGCGCCGGGGTTCGTGCGCACCGACATGACCGCGGAGCTGCCGGAGAAGCGGCAGCAGGAGATCCTCGGGCAGGTGCCGCTGGGCCGGTACGCCGAGGCAGACGAGATCGCCGCCGTCGTCCGCTTCCTGGCGAGCGACGCGGCCGGCTACGTCACCGGGGCGGTCGTCCCGGTCGACGGCGGACTGGGGATGGGGCACTGA
- the fabI gene encoding enoyl-ACP reductase FabI produces the protein MSGILEGKKVLVTGVLTEASIAFATARIAQEQGATVVLSNFGRALSLCQRIAKRLPQEAPVVELDVTDTEHLATLADRLREHVGDSLDGVVHSIGFAPQEAMGEGFPEVAWEHAATAFQVSSWSYASLAQACRPLLANPSSVVGLTFDASVAWPVYGWMGAAKAALESVSRYVARELGPEGVRSNIVAAGPLRSMAMKSIPGSAQFEEAWEGRAPLGWSVTDTEPAGKAVVALLSDWFPATTGEIVHVDGGFHAVGV, from the coding sequence ATGAGCGGGATCCTCGAGGGCAAGAAGGTCCTCGTCACCGGCGTGCTGACCGAGGCGTCGATCGCCTTCGCCACCGCGCGGATCGCCCAGGAGCAGGGCGCCACCGTCGTCCTGTCCAACTTCGGGCGGGCGCTGTCGCTGTGCCAGCGGATCGCCAAGCGGCTGCCGCAGGAGGCGCCGGTCGTCGAGCTCGACGTCACCGACACCGAGCACCTGGCCACGCTGGCCGACCGGCTGCGCGAGCACGTCGGCGACTCCCTCGACGGCGTCGTCCACTCCATCGGCTTCGCGCCGCAGGAGGCGATGGGGGAGGGCTTCCCCGAGGTCGCCTGGGAGCACGCGGCGACGGCGTTCCAGGTGTCGTCCTGGTCCTACGCCTCGCTCGCCCAGGCCTGCCGGCCGCTGCTGGCCAACCCGTCCTCGGTCGTCGGGCTGACCTTCGACGCCTCCGTCGCCTGGCCGGTCTACGGCTGGATGGGCGCGGCCAAGGCCGCCCTGGAGTCCGTCAGCCGCTACGTGGCCCGCGAGCTCGGCCCCGAGGGCGTGCGGTCCAACATCGTCGCGGCCGGGCCGCTGCGCAGCATGGCGATGAAGTCGATCCCCGGCAGCGCCCAGTTCGAGGAGGCCTGGGAGGGCCGCGCCCCGCTGGGCTGGTCGGTCACCGACACCGAGCCCGCCGGCAAGGCCGTCGTCGCCCTGCTGTCGGACTGGTTCCCCGCCACCACCGGCGAGATCGTGCACGTCGACGGCGGCTTCCACGCCGTGGGCGTCTGA
- a CDS encoding ferrochelatase produces MPRATVDLNPGQRPDEDPSLAVRNNGGTPPAAVPAPAGRREALLVLSFGGPRGHDDVMPFLENVTRGRGVPRERLLDVAEHYHHFGGVSPINEQNEALVAAIGADLAAHGIDLPVYWGNRNWDPYVEDVWQQMADDGIEHVYVLATSAYASYSGCRQYHEDVARARIAVSSPGRPGGPTAEKLPHYFDTPGFVRANADALAAALARLPEEHRATARLVATAHSIPDAMAAVAGPDGHAYETELMAAARAVVDAVEPGREFDLVWQSRSGPPSVPWLEPDVNDHLRALSGNGETAVVVFPIGFVSDHLEVVWDLDNEAEETAAELGLVFVRAGTAGTHPAFVAMVRELLQERRAGAEPRLGTACPAACCFVQRPAAPR; encoded by the coding sequence GTGCCCCGCGCCACCGTCGACCTGAACCCCGGCCAGCGTCCCGACGAGGACCCGTCGCTGGCCGTCCGCAACAACGGGGGGACGCCGCCGGCCGCGGTCCCCGCCCCGGCCGGCCGCCGCGAGGCGCTGCTGGTGCTCTCCTTCGGCGGCCCCCGCGGGCACGACGACGTCATGCCGTTCCTCGAGAACGTCACCCGCGGCCGCGGTGTCCCGCGCGAGCGGCTGCTCGACGTCGCCGAGCACTACCACCACTTCGGCGGCGTGAGCCCGATCAACGAGCAGAACGAGGCGCTGGTCGCCGCGATCGGGGCCGACCTCGCCGCGCACGGGATCGACCTGCCGGTCTACTGGGGCAACCGCAACTGGGACCCCTACGTCGAGGACGTCTGGCAGCAGATGGCCGACGACGGCATCGAGCACGTCTACGTGCTGGCCACCTCCGCCTACGCCTCCTACTCCGGCTGCCGGCAGTACCACGAGGACGTCGCGCGGGCCCGGATCGCCGTGTCGTCGCCCGGCCGCCCGGGGGGCCCGACGGCGGAGAAGCTGCCGCACTACTTCGACACCCCCGGCTTCGTGCGGGCCAACGCCGACGCCCTCGCCGCCGCGCTCGCCCGGCTGCCCGAGGAGCACCGCGCCACCGCCCGCCTCGTCGCCACGGCGCACTCCATCCCCGACGCCATGGCCGCCGTCGCCGGGCCCGACGGGCACGCCTACGAGACCGAGCTCATGGCCGCGGCGCGGGCCGTCGTCGACGCCGTCGAGCCGGGGCGGGAGTTCGACCTGGTCTGGCAGAGCCGCAGCGGCCCGCCGTCGGTGCCGTGGCTGGAGCCCGACGTCAACGACCACCTGCGCGCGCTGTCCGGGAACGGGGAGACGGCGGTCGTGGTGTTCCCGATCGGGTTCGTCAGCGACCACCTGGAGGTGGTCTGGGACCTCGACAACGAGGCCGAGGAGACCGCCGCCGAGCTCGGGCTCGTCTTCGTCCGCGCCGGGACGGCGGGCACCCACCCGGCGTTCGTGGCGATGGTCCGCGAGCTGCTGCAGGAGCGCCGCGCGGGCGCGGAGCCGCGCCTGGGCACCGCCTGCCCGGCGGCCTGCTGCTTCGTGCAGCGCCCCGCCGCACCCCGTTGA
- a CDS encoding class I SAM-dependent methyltransferase — MLAPVDVDPGNAGQLGAWDGAQGAFWAAQADRFDRAVARYDAPFLAAAGLRPDDRVLDVGCGTGRSTRDAARVAVRGSALGVDLSAAMLEVARRRAADEGLAHVRFEQADAQVAHFPPEGFDVAVSRTGAMFFADPVAALANVGRALVPGGRLVLLVWQALEDNEWMTEILGALAAGRPLPAPPPGAPGPFSLADPARIRAVLTAAGHRQVEVEGRAEPEWFGADPDDALTFVLGLAGWMLDGLDDDARARAVADLRRRLEAHAGPDGVEFGSAAWLVTARRG, encoded by the coding sequence GTGCTCGCTCCCGTCGACGTGGACCCCGGCAACGCCGGGCAGCTCGGCGCCTGGGACGGCGCCCAGGGCGCCTTCTGGGCGGCGCAGGCCGACCGCTTCGACCGGGCGGTGGCCCGCTACGACGCCCCGTTCCTGGCCGCCGCCGGCCTGCGCCCCGACGACCGCGTCCTCGACGTCGGCTGCGGCACCGGCCGGAGCACGCGCGACGCCGCCCGGGTCGCGGTCCGCGGGTCGGCCCTCGGCGTGGACCTGTCCGCGGCGATGCTCGAGGTCGCCCGGCGGCGCGCGGCCGACGAGGGCCTGGCCCACGTCCGCTTCGAGCAGGCCGACGCCCAGGTCGCACACTTCCCGCCCGAGGGGTTCGACGTCGCCGTCAGCCGCACCGGCGCGATGTTCTTCGCCGACCCGGTCGCCGCGCTGGCCAACGTGGGCCGGGCTCTGGTGCCCGGCGGCCGGCTGGTCCTGCTGGTGTGGCAGGCGCTCGAGGACAACGAGTGGATGACCGAGATCCTGGGAGCCCTCGCCGCCGGGCGCCCGCTGCCGGCACCGCCCCCGGGCGCGCCGGGCCCGTTCTCCCTGGCCGACCCCGCGCGGATCCGGGCGGTGCTCACCGCCGCGGGTCACCGTCAGGTGGAGGTCGAGGGTCGGGCCGAGCCGGAGTGGTTCGGCGCCGACCCCGACGACGCCCTGACGTTCGTGCTCGGCCTGGCCGGCTGGATGCTCGACGGCCTCGACGACGACGCCCGGGCCCGCGCGGTGGCCGACCTGCGGCGCCGGCTCGAGGCGCACGCCGGCCCGGACGGGGTCGAGTTCGGCTCCGCCGCCTGGCTGGTCACCGCGCGCCGCGGCTAG
- a CDS encoding hemerythrin domain-containing protein has protein sequence MTAPTMNGLIHNAVRRDLARLSAALHPWRDGDRDRGRELERAFANLHRELTHHHEGEDAHVWPFLEATGVGRDLLGEMEDEHAAMSAALAGTADALGTLARTGSADDAAAARASVERTREVVGAHLDHEEDALEPLLRQHEGSAEWKAVTGKLRHRSPGDAGSFFAWLTDGISEDDRAALRGTVPAPVTVVLARVFGRRYTRDVAPVWRERVRS, from the coding sequence ATGACAGCGCCGACCATGAACGGCCTGATCCACAACGCCGTGCGCCGCGACCTCGCCCGGCTGTCCGCCGCCCTCCACCCGTGGCGCGACGGCGACCGGGACCGCGGCCGCGAGCTCGAGCGGGCCTTCGCCAACCTCCACCGCGAGCTCACCCACCACCACGAGGGCGAGGACGCCCACGTGTGGCCCTTCCTCGAGGCCACCGGCGTGGGCCGGGACCTGCTCGGCGAGATGGAGGACGAGCACGCCGCGATGTCGGCCGCGCTCGCCGGCACCGCCGACGCCCTCGGCACGCTCGCCCGGACCGGCTCGGCCGACGACGCGGCGGCCGCCCGGGCCAGCGTGGAGCGCACCCGGGAGGTGGTGGGCGCGCACCTCGACCACGAGGAGGACGCCCTCGAGCCGCTGCTGCGGCAGCACGAGGGCAGCGCCGAGTGGAAGGCGGTGACCGGCAAGCTGCGCCACCGCTCCCCCGGCGACGCCGGCTCGTTCTTCGCCTGGCTCACCGACGGGATCAGCGAGGACGACCGGGCGGCGCTGCGGGGCACCGTGCCGGCGCCGGTGACCGTCGTGCTCGCCCGCGTCTTCGGCCGCCGCTACACCCGCGACGTCGCGCCGGTGTGGCGGGAGCGGGTCCGCAGCTAG
- a CDS encoding NfeD family protein, with the protein MAAWVVWLVASGLFVAGELASLDLVLLMFAGGALGGAVVALLGGSFAFQVVAFIAVSVFLVASVRPAAKAHLENRTPRHVDGVQALIGRTATVTREVGRSGGRIRVGADEWTARTDYGDSSFAVGSTVRILQVDGATAVVGEALEL; encoded by the coding sequence ATGGCAGCGTGGGTGGTCTGGCTGGTCGCCTCCGGCCTGTTCGTCGCCGGCGAGCTGGCCAGCCTCGACCTGGTGCTGCTCATGTTCGCCGGCGGGGCGCTCGGCGGGGCGGTCGTGGCGCTCCTGGGGGGCTCGTTCGCCTTCCAGGTGGTGGCCTTCATCGCCGTCTCGGTGTTCCTCGTGGCCAGCGTGCGGCCCGCGGCGAAGGCGCACCTGGAGAACCGGACGCCGCGGCACGTCGACGGCGTGCAGGCGCTCATCGGCCGGACCGCCACGGTGACCCGCGAGGTCGGCCGGTCCGGTGGCCGCATCCGGGTGGGCGCCGACGAGTGGACCGCGCGCACCGACTACGGCGACAGCAGCTTCGCGGTCGGCAGCACGGTGCGCATCCTCCAGGTCGACGGCGCCACCGCCGTCGTCGGCGAGGCCCTCGAGCTCTGA
- a CDS encoding SPFH domain-containing protein has product MTPALIALVVVALLVVVVVARSVTIVPQAQAKVVERLGRYSRTLSPGLSLLVPFIDRVRASVDLREQVISFPPQPVITADNLQVGIDTVVYFQVTDPRLAVYGIANYITGMEQLTTTTLRNVVGGLNLEQSLTGRDGINSQLREVLDGTTGPWGLRVARVEIKAIEPPPSIRDSMEKQLRADRDKRATILTAEGQRQAAITSAEGQKASAILSAEGRKQAAILEAEAERQSRILRAEGERAALFLQAQGQAKSIETVFQAIHDGRPDQGLLAYQYLQTLPKIAQGDANKMWIVPSEFSKALEGLGRLGGADGERSFLDVPAPADAAAPAAGIDTSGWFESQLPPAAEQPEAKIELRSITDDEPALPLAPPLPQVTAELQQQNGQPPA; this is encoded by the coding sequence GTGACACCTGCCCTGATCGCGCTCGTCGTCGTCGCCCTGCTGGTGGTGGTCGTCGTCGCGCGGAGCGTGACGATCGTGCCGCAGGCCCAGGCCAAGGTGGTGGAGCGGCTCGGTCGTTACAGCCGCACCCTCTCGCCGGGCCTGTCGCTGCTGGTGCCCTTCATCGACCGGGTGCGCGCGAGCGTCGACCTCCGCGAGCAGGTCATCTCGTTCCCGCCGCAGCCGGTGATCACCGCCGACAACCTGCAGGTCGGCATCGACACCGTCGTCTACTTCCAGGTCACCGACCCGCGGCTGGCCGTCTACGGCATCGCGAACTACATCACCGGCATGGAGCAGCTGACCACGACGACGCTGCGCAACGTCGTCGGCGGGCTCAACCTCGAGCAGTCGCTCACCGGGCGCGACGGCATCAACAGCCAGCTGCGCGAGGTCCTCGACGGCACCACCGGGCCGTGGGGCCTGCGGGTGGCGCGGGTGGAGATCAAGGCGATCGAGCCGCCGCCGTCGATCCGCGACTCGATGGAGAAGCAGCTGCGCGCCGACCGCGACAAGCGCGCCACCATCCTCACCGCCGAGGGCCAGCGGCAGGCCGCGATCACCTCGGCCGAGGGGCAGAAGGCCTCGGCGATCCTCTCGGCCGAGGGCCGCAAGCAGGCGGCGATCCTCGAGGCGGAGGCCGAGCGGCAGAGCCGCATCCTGCGCGCCGAGGGCGAGCGCGCGGCCCTGTTCCTCCAGGCGCAGGGGCAGGCCAAGTCGATCGAGACGGTGTTCCAGGCGATCCACGACGGCCGGCCCGACCAGGGGCTGCTGGCCTACCAGTACCTGCAGACGCTGCCGAAGATCGCGCAGGGCGACGCCAACAAGATGTGGATCGTCCCCAGCGAGTTCAGCAAGGCCCTCGAGGGGCTCGGCCGGCTCGGCGGGGCCGACGGCGAGCGGTCCTTCCTCGACGTCCCGGCCCCGGCCGACGCCGCGGCGCCGGCCGCCGGGATCGACACCAGCGGCTGGTTCGAGTCCCAGCTGCCCCCGGCGGCCGAGCAGCCCGAGGCGAAGATCGAGCTGCGCAGCATCACCGACGACGAGCCGGCGCTGCCGCTCGCCCCGCCGCTGCCCCAGGTGACCGCCGAGCTGCAGCAGCAGAACGGCCAGCCGCCGGCCTGA
- a CDS encoding RNA polymerase sigma factor SigF, protein MTPAAAGSRAVEEDALHDEPSRPAPAPGADDAVETDEVDADTEDTEPEDTEPEDAADEESDAEETPAEGTAPTPDTPPVSDNRRRAERTAPLFAELATLAKDDPRRERLREVLVEEHLPLVRHFARRFSNRGEPFDDLLQVGTLGLIAAIDRFDPNRGVEFLSFAVPTITGEIKRHFRDQGWSVRVPRRLQELHLSLNAAVGELAQKNGRAPTPSELAEHLGIPREEVLEGLAVANAYRSSSLDERLSGEDDSPTLAATLGEEDAALEGVEYRESLQPLLATIPARERRILILRFFGNMTQSQIAADIGISQMHVSRLLSQTLAKLREGLLKD, encoded by the coding sequence GTGACACCGGCGGCAGCCGGCTCCCGGGCCGTCGAGGAGGACGCCCTGCACGACGAACCGTCCCGGCCCGCCCCTGCCCCGGGCGCCGACGACGCGGTGGAGACGGACGAGGTGGACGCGGACACCGAGGACACCGAGCCCGAGGACACCGAGCCCGAGGACGCGGCGGACGAGGAGTCCGACGCCGAGGAGACCCCGGCGGAGGGGACGGCTCCCACCCCGGACACCCCGCCGGTCTCGGACAACCGGCGCCGCGCGGAGCGGACCGCACCGCTGTTCGCCGAGCTGGCGACGCTGGCGAAGGACGACCCGCGGCGCGAGCGGCTGCGCGAGGTCCTCGTCGAGGAGCACCTGCCCCTCGTCCGGCACTTCGCCCGGCGGTTCAGCAACCGCGGCGAGCCGTTCGACGACCTGCTGCAGGTCGGCACGCTCGGGCTGATCGCCGCGATCGACCGGTTCGACCCGAACCGCGGCGTGGAGTTCCTCTCCTTCGCCGTCCCCACGATCACCGGGGAGATCAAGCGTCACTTCCGCGACCAGGGCTGGTCGGTGCGGGTGCCGCGGCGGCTGCAGGAGCTGCACCTGTCGCTGAACGCCGCGGTCGGTGAGCTGGCGCAGAAGAACGGCCGCGCGCCGACGCCGTCGGAGCTGGCCGAGCACCTGGGCATCCCGCGCGAGGAGGTCCTCGAGGGCCTGGCGGTGGCCAACGCCTACCGCAGCAGCTCGCTCGACGAGCGGCTCTCCGGCGAGGACGACTCCCCGACGCTGGCGGCCACCCTCGGCGAGGAGGACGCGGCGCTGGAGGGCGTGGAGTACCGCGAGTCGCTGCAGCCGCTGCTGGCCACCATCCCGGCCCGCGAGCGCCGCATCCTCATCCTGCGGTTCTTCGGGAACATGACCCAGTCGCAGATCGCCGCCGACATCGGCATCTCCCAGATGCACGTGTCCCGGCTGCTCAGCCAGACGCTGGCCAAGCTCCGCGAGGGCCTGCTCAAGGACTGA
- a CDS encoding ATP-binding protein, whose translation MADTRGALAQDGRRAERLELRVPTTPTQLPAVRAMAGDLAIRMDYDLDSVEDLRLAVDEACATLAAIALGDAPLTVVFGTTRAGLHIDAWVPTAPGTEVPRDGFGWAVLATLADNVDGRPATQRDVPAGDGTDSAVAVISMDKYLPGHRPEQLVGSAGSDLSVAP comes from the coding sequence ATGGCGGACACGAGGGGTGCCCTCGCCCAGGACGGGCGGCGCGCCGAACGACTGGAACTGCGCGTGCCCACCACGCCGACCCAGCTCCCCGCGGTGCGGGCGATGGCCGGTGACCTGGCGATCCGCATGGACTACGACCTCGACTCGGTCGAGGACCTGCGCCTGGCCGTGGACGAGGCCTGCGCGACGCTCGCGGCGATCGCCCTGGGCGACGCGCCGCTGACGGTCGTCTTCGGCACCACCCGCGCGGGTCTGCACATCGACGCCTGGGTCCCCACCGCCCCGGGCACCGAGGTCCCCCGCGACGGCTTCGGCTGGGCGGTGCTGGCGACCCTCGCCGACAACGTCGACGGCCGGCCCGCCACCCAGCGCGACGTCCCCGCCGGCGACGGCACCGACAGCGCGGTCGCCGTCATCTCCATGGACAAGTACCTGCCCGGCCACCGGCCGGAGCAGCTCGTCGGCTCCGCGGGCAGCGACCTCTCGGTGGCCCCGTGA